One part of the Cyprinus carpio isolate SPL01 chromosome B12, ASM1834038v1, whole genome shotgun sequence genome encodes these proteins:
- the LOC109082501 gene encoding integrin alpha-3-like isoform X1 produces MNSIQKNRFKSFIECFLFLCRLLVGAPQEKAQPQLSTFNINETGAVYYCPITIDQHDCGRMDLISPPQSTEMVEGMWLGVTVASQRNGGHVLACGHRYVKKLLGAEEQQRMVGKCYVRGNDLTYDPSDYWQSDTYELCDFNYDQNLEGMCNMGISGGMTENDVYFGTPGSFVWQGTVHMKERDPNSDFPGDTNEITFGKLGEDRLNIYIGYSVVEDKKLLDRSKYTVVTGAPRDSFKGSVILAEKQDLIFNPVMTIPGEQIGSYFGSCLAVTDLNNDDWNDLIVGAPFYFDRYKEEGGAVYIFMNENGSFQEKASLVLKGKKGSGFGFAVAAVGDVNQDGFQDFAVGAPFHDSGKVYIWMGSKNGINKEPSQVIEGKSVGPSGFQTFGYSLSGGMDMDGNDYPDILVGSMDDRIALLRARPVIHLAKNFTVEPKIVIPSKCNDSMCIKVTVCFSYTLSSGNKAFRKAITVKYTVDADQNRRGARVRFLNKQSTFTSLLSFSTPACQELNLTVNNPVKDKLQPIVFTLNVSLNEQKAAAQQTLQSLDDFPVLSGQQILTDKTEINFHKECGDDNRCSSNLQLEATFADENHIPFPGQTMEFNSNIKKLVMMVEVTNTPDGGRQAEDAHQAMLNITIPPSLQYSGVRLQSGFDTLVCSANETVICDLGNPFKSNQKGSFIIIFETSGITLYTEQIESQLQLSTISEQKDLYPVPVTLNVKNTVLTTFSLEKQVIDTSFSGSVIGESAMNSTSDVGSPLEFVFLVRVLGEPLGDLGTLMIDFEWPFEVTNGKWLLYLTEIVITGESESRCVPPGKVVNPLNLTLSDRATKRSKRDLESGYPHAEASVTVLAPRKVSHLLECSKLTAHCMTFSCPLHNTSKQAEIRVRSRVWNSTLLEDYANALRVEVKGQATLRLLTDKPAIRMDNQIREFSVNIDPVLGEETPYEVPLWIIIVAAVAGILLLGIISLILWKCGFFKRTVYYRIMPKYHGVKVRKEERYNLAFQPEQELSKKLWVTNWTEMHEYYY; encoded by the exons atgaaTAGTATTCagaaaaatcgatttaaatcttttattgagTGTTTTCTGTTCCTCTGTAGGCTCTTAGTCGGAGCGCCCCAAGAAAAAGCCCAGCCCCAACTCAGCACATTCAACATTAATGAAACCGGAGCTGTGTATTACTGTCCCATCACCATCGACCAGCATGACTGCGGGAGGATGGACCTCATCAGTCCAC CGCAGTCAACAGAGATGGTGGAGGGCATGTGGCTGGGAGTGACCGTGGCCAGTCAGAGGAATGGAGGACATGTTCTG GCATGTGGTCATCGCTATGTAAAGAAACTGCTGGGTGCTGAGGAGCAGCAGCGTATGGTGGGCAAATGTTACGTGCGGGGCAACGACCTGACCTACGACCCGTCTGATTACTGGCAGTCGGACACTTACGAGCTCTGCGACTTCAACTATGACCAGAACCTGGAGGGCATGTGTAACATGGGCATCTCAGGGGGCATGACGGAGAATGACGTGTACTTTGGGACGCCCGGCAGCTTTGTGTGGCAGG gaactgtccatatgaaagagagAGACCCCAACTCAGATTTTCCTGGAGATACCAATGAAATAACCTTTGGAAAGCTAGGCGAGGACAGACTCAACATCTATATTG GTTACTCTGTGGTGGAGGACAAAAAGTTACTGGATCGCTCTAAGTACACTGTGGTGACGGGGGCGCCCAGAGACAGTTTCAAAGGTTCAGTGATCCTTGCGGAAAAACAAGATTTGATTTTTAACCCAGTGATGACGATCCCAGGGGAACAAATAGGTTCGTACTTCGGCAGCTGCTTGGCGGTGACGGACCTCAACAATGACGA CTGGAACGACCTGATTGTTGGAGCTCCGTTCTACTTCGACCGCTACAAGGAGGAGGGAGGAGCAGTTTACATCTTCATGAACGAGAACGGATCCTTCCAGGAAAAAGCTAGCTTGGTTCTGAAGGGTAAAAAAGGCTCAGGGTTTGGATTTGCGGTTGCTGCGGTGGGGGACGTCAATCAGGATGGATTTCAAG ATTTTGCTGTTGGTGCTCCGTTCCATGACTCTGGGAAGGTCTATATATGGATGGGAAGtaaaaatggaataaataaagAACCCAGCCAG GTGATCGAGGGGAAATCAGTAGGTCCCAGTGGCTTTCAGACGTTCGGCTACTCTCTCAGTGGAGGAATGGATATGGATGGAAATGATTATCCGGACATTTTGGTGGGCTCCATGGATGACCGCATCGCTCTCCTGAG GGCTCGTCCGGTCATCCACCTCGCCAAAAACTTCACAGTAGAGCCAAAGATTGTGATTCCAAGCAAGTGTAATGATTCCATGTG cataaaGGTGACGGTGTGTTTCAGTTACACTCTCAGCAGTGGAAACAAAGCCTTCAGGAAGGCCATCA CTGTGAAGTACACAGTAGATGCTGACCAGAATCGCCGTGGCGCTCGAGTCCGTtttcttaacaagcaaagcacaTTTACAAGCCTGCTGTCTTTCTCCACTCCCGCATGTCAAGAGCTGAATCTTACTGTTAAT AATCCTGTGAAGGACAAACTGCAGCCCATAGTGTTCACTCTGAACGTGTCTCTAAACGAGCAGAAGGCAGCAGCACAGCAAACACTCCAGAGTCTGGATGATTTCCCTGTGCTGAGCGGCCAGCAGATCCTGACCGACAAAACCGAG ATTAACTTTCATAAGGAGTGTGGTGATGACAACAGGTGCAGCAGTAACCTGCAGCTCGAGGCCACATTTGCTGATGAGAATCACATTCCCTTCCCCGG TCAGACTATGGAGTTCAACAGTAACATTAAGAAGCTGGTGATGATGGTGGAGGTTACAAACACGCCGGATGGAGGCAGGCAGGCCGAGGACGCCCATCAGGCCATGCTGAACATCACCATTCCCCCCTCACTACAATACTCAGGAGTGCGCCTTCAG TCTGGTTTTGATACGCTTGTGTGCAGCGCAAACGAGACTGTGATTTGCGATCTGGGAAACCCATTTAAAAGCAATCAGAAG GGCTCATTCATAATCATCTTTGAGACTTCTGGTATAACACTGTACACCGAGCAGATTGAATCTCAGCTTCAGCTCTCAAC TATCAGTGAACAGAAGGATCTATATCCTGTTCCTGTCACCCTCAACGTGAAGAACACGGTCCTCACTACCTTTTCCTT AGAAAAACAAGTGATTGACACGTCGTTCAGTGGCAGTGTGATTGGTGAATCTGCTATGAACAGCACCAGTGATGTGGGGAGTCCGCTGGAGTTTGTGTTTCTT GTGCGTGTGCTGGGAGAACCTCTGGGAGATTTGGGAACTCTGATGATTGACTTTGAATGGCCATTTGAGGTAACCAATGGGAAATGGCTGCTGTATCTCACAGAGATAGTGATCACAGGAGAGTCAGAGTCGCGTTGTGTCCCACCGGGGAAGGTTGTCAACCCTCTCAACCTCACA CTGTCAGATCGAGCTACCAAACGGTCCAAAAGAGATTTGGAGTCAGGATATCCCCAtgcagaagcttctgtcaccGTCCTGGCACCTCGTAAAGTGTCCCATTTGCTG GAGTGTTCAAAGCTGACGGCTCACTGCATGACCTTCTCTTGCCCGCTGCATAACACTTCGAAACAGGCGGAGATCAGAGTCAGGTCACGTGTGTGGAACAGCACCTTGCTGGAG GATTACGCCAATGCCCTGCGAGTGGAAGTGAAGGGCCAGGCCACACTGAGACTGCTGACAGATAAACCGGCCATCAGAATGGACAACCAGATCAGAGAG TTTTCAGTAAACATTGATCCGGTGCTGGGAGAGGAGACGCCGTATGAAGTTCCTCTCTGGATCATCATTGTTGCAGCCGTTGCAGGGATACTGTTATTAGGCATCATCAGTCTCATTCTGTGGAAG TGTGGTTTCTTCAAAAGGACCGTTTACTACAGGATAATGCCAAAGTACCATGGAGTGAAAGTACGCAAAGAGGAACGCTATAACTTGGCCTTTCAGCCTGAGCAAGAACTGAGCAAGAAACTCTGGGTCACCAACTGGACAGAAATGCATGAATATTACTACTGA
- the LOC109082501 gene encoding integrin alpha-3-like isoform X2, which produces MNSIQKNRFKSFIECFLFLCRLLVGAPQEKAQPQLSTFNINETGAVYYCPITIDQHDCGRMDLISPPQSTEMVEGMWLGVTVASQRNGGHVLACGHRYVKKLLGAEEQQRMVGKCYVRGNDLTYDPSDYWQSDTYELCDFNYDQNLEGMCNMGISGGMTENDVYFGTPGSFVWQGTVHMKERDPNSDFPGDTNEITFGKLGEDRLNIYIGYSVVEDKKLLDRSKYTVVTGAPRDSFKGSVILAEKQDLIFNPVMTIPGEQIGSYFGSCLAVTDLNNDDWNDLIVGAPFYFDRYKEEGGAVYIFMNENGSFQEKASLVLKGKKGSGFGFAVAAVGDVNQDGFQDFAVGAPFHDSGKVYIWMGSKNGINKEPSQVIEGKSVGPSGFQTFGYSLSGGMDMDGNDYPDILVGSMDDRIALLRARPVIHLAKNFTVEPKIVIPSKCNDSMCIKVTVCFSYTLSSGNKAFRKAITVKYTVDADQNRRGARVRFLNKQSTFTSLLSFSTPACQELNLTVNNPVKDKLQPIVFTLNVSLNEQKAAAQQTLQSLDDFPVLSGQQILTDKTEINFHKECGDDNRCSSNLQLEATFADENHIPFPGQTMEFNSNIKKLVMMVEVTNTPDGGRQAEDAHQAMLNITIPPSLQYSGVRLQSGFDTLVCSANETVICDLGNPFKSNQKGSFIIIFETSGITLYTEQIESQLQLSTISEQKDLYPVPVTLNVKNTVLTTFSLEKQVIDTSFSGSVIGESAMNSTSDVGSPLEFVFLVRVLGEPLGDLGTLMIDFEWPFEVTNGKWLLYLTEIVITGESESRCVPPGKVVNPLNLTLSDRATKRSKRDLESGYPHAEASVTVLAPRKVSHLLECSKLTAHCMTFSCPLHNTSKQAEIRVRSRVWNSTLLEDYANALRVEVKGQATLRLLTDKPAIRMDNQIREFSVNIDPVLGEETPYEVPLWIIIVAAVAGILLLGIISLILWKCGFFRRASRREMYEAKSQKAEIKFQPSETERLTEEF; this is translated from the exons atgaaTAGTATTCagaaaaatcgatttaaatcttttattgagTGTTTTCTGTTCCTCTGTAGGCTCTTAGTCGGAGCGCCCCAAGAAAAAGCCCAGCCCCAACTCAGCACATTCAACATTAATGAAACCGGAGCTGTGTATTACTGTCCCATCACCATCGACCAGCATGACTGCGGGAGGATGGACCTCATCAGTCCAC CGCAGTCAACAGAGATGGTGGAGGGCATGTGGCTGGGAGTGACCGTGGCCAGTCAGAGGAATGGAGGACATGTTCTG GCATGTGGTCATCGCTATGTAAAGAAACTGCTGGGTGCTGAGGAGCAGCAGCGTATGGTGGGCAAATGTTACGTGCGGGGCAACGACCTGACCTACGACCCGTCTGATTACTGGCAGTCGGACACTTACGAGCTCTGCGACTTCAACTATGACCAGAACCTGGAGGGCATGTGTAACATGGGCATCTCAGGGGGCATGACGGAGAATGACGTGTACTTTGGGACGCCCGGCAGCTTTGTGTGGCAGG gaactgtccatatgaaagagagAGACCCCAACTCAGATTTTCCTGGAGATACCAATGAAATAACCTTTGGAAAGCTAGGCGAGGACAGACTCAACATCTATATTG GTTACTCTGTGGTGGAGGACAAAAAGTTACTGGATCGCTCTAAGTACACTGTGGTGACGGGGGCGCCCAGAGACAGTTTCAAAGGTTCAGTGATCCTTGCGGAAAAACAAGATTTGATTTTTAACCCAGTGATGACGATCCCAGGGGAACAAATAGGTTCGTACTTCGGCAGCTGCTTGGCGGTGACGGACCTCAACAATGACGA CTGGAACGACCTGATTGTTGGAGCTCCGTTCTACTTCGACCGCTACAAGGAGGAGGGAGGAGCAGTTTACATCTTCATGAACGAGAACGGATCCTTCCAGGAAAAAGCTAGCTTGGTTCTGAAGGGTAAAAAAGGCTCAGGGTTTGGATTTGCGGTTGCTGCGGTGGGGGACGTCAATCAGGATGGATTTCAAG ATTTTGCTGTTGGTGCTCCGTTCCATGACTCTGGGAAGGTCTATATATGGATGGGAAGtaaaaatggaataaataaagAACCCAGCCAG GTGATCGAGGGGAAATCAGTAGGTCCCAGTGGCTTTCAGACGTTCGGCTACTCTCTCAGTGGAGGAATGGATATGGATGGAAATGATTATCCGGACATTTTGGTGGGCTCCATGGATGACCGCATCGCTCTCCTGAG GGCTCGTCCGGTCATCCACCTCGCCAAAAACTTCACAGTAGAGCCAAAGATTGTGATTCCAAGCAAGTGTAATGATTCCATGTG cataaaGGTGACGGTGTGTTTCAGTTACACTCTCAGCAGTGGAAACAAAGCCTTCAGGAAGGCCATCA CTGTGAAGTACACAGTAGATGCTGACCAGAATCGCCGTGGCGCTCGAGTCCGTtttcttaacaagcaaagcacaTTTACAAGCCTGCTGTCTTTCTCCACTCCCGCATGTCAAGAGCTGAATCTTACTGTTAAT AATCCTGTGAAGGACAAACTGCAGCCCATAGTGTTCACTCTGAACGTGTCTCTAAACGAGCAGAAGGCAGCAGCACAGCAAACACTCCAGAGTCTGGATGATTTCCCTGTGCTGAGCGGCCAGCAGATCCTGACCGACAAAACCGAG ATTAACTTTCATAAGGAGTGTGGTGATGACAACAGGTGCAGCAGTAACCTGCAGCTCGAGGCCACATTTGCTGATGAGAATCACATTCCCTTCCCCGG TCAGACTATGGAGTTCAACAGTAACATTAAGAAGCTGGTGATGATGGTGGAGGTTACAAACACGCCGGATGGAGGCAGGCAGGCCGAGGACGCCCATCAGGCCATGCTGAACATCACCATTCCCCCCTCACTACAATACTCAGGAGTGCGCCTTCAG TCTGGTTTTGATACGCTTGTGTGCAGCGCAAACGAGACTGTGATTTGCGATCTGGGAAACCCATTTAAAAGCAATCAGAAG GGCTCATTCATAATCATCTTTGAGACTTCTGGTATAACACTGTACACCGAGCAGATTGAATCTCAGCTTCAGCTCTCAAC TATCAGTGAACAGAAGGATCTATATCCTGTTCCTGTCACCCTCAACGTGAAGAACACGGTCCTCACTACCTTTTCCTT AGAAAAACAAGTGATTGACACGTCGTTCAGTGGCAGTGTGATTGGTGAATCTGCTATGAACAGCACCAGTGATGTGGGGAGTCCGCTGGAGTTTGTGTTTCTT GTGCGTGTGCTGGGAGAACCTCTGGGAGATTTGGGAACTCTGATGATTGACTTTGAATGGCCATTTGAGGTAACCAATGGGAAATGGCTGCTGTATCTCACAGAGATAGTGATCACAGGAGAGTCAGAGTCGCGTTGTGTCCCACCGGGGAAGGTTGTCAACCCTCTCAACCTCACA CTGTCAGATCGAGCTACCAAACGGTCCAAAAGAGATTTGGAGTCAGGATATCCCCAtgcagaagcttctgtcaccGTCCTGGCACCTCGTAAAGTGTCCCATTTGCTG GAGTGTTCAAAGCTGACGGCTCACTGCATGACCTTCTCTTGCCCGCTGCATAACACTTCGAAACAGGCGGAGATCAGAGTCAGGTCACGTGTGTGGAACAGCACCTTGCTGGAG GATTACGCCAATGCCCTGCGAGTGGAAGTGAAGGGCCAGGCCACACTGAGACTGCTGACAGATAAACCGGCCATCAGAATGGACAACCAGATCAGAGAG TTTTCAGTAAACATTGATCCGGTGCTGGGAGAGGAGACGCCGTATGAAGTTCCTCTCTGGATCATCATTGTTGCAGCCGTTGCAGGGATACTGTTATTAGGCATCATCAGTCTCATTCTGTGGAAG TGCGGTTTCTTCCGACGGGCCAGCAGGAGGGAGATGTATGAGGCCAAATCCCAGAAAGCAGAAATAAAGTTCCAGCCCTCTGAGACAGAGAGGCTGACGGAGGAATTCTGA